A DNA window from Peromyscus leucopus breed LL Stock chromosome 3, UCI_PerLeu_2.1, whole genome shotgun sequence contains the following coding sequences:
- the Smim10l1 gene encoding small integral membrane protein 10-like protein 1 encodes MVPADVPSALALSAVGPAAATPYGVFCKGLSRTLLAFFELAWQLRMNFPYFYIAGSVILNIRLQVHI; translated from the coding sequence ATGGTCCCCGCCGACGTCCCGTCCGCCCTGGCGCTCAGCGCTGTGGGCCCCGCGGCCGCCACCCCGTACGGTGTCTTCTGCAAGGGGCTCTCCCGGACCCTGCTGGCCTTCTTCGAGCTGGCCTGGCAGCTGCGCATGAACTTCCCGTACTTCTACATCGCGGGCTCGGTGATCCTCAACATCCGCCTGCAGGTACACATTTAG